The proteins below are encoded in one region of Paenibacillus sp. YYML68:
- the aspA gene encoding aspartate ammonia-lyase: MTNRVRVEKDFLGSKDVPADAYYGVQTLRAVENFPITGYRIHQELIVAMAHVKKAAALANMETGQLKPHLGRVIVQAADEIIAGRWHDQFIVDPIQGGAGTSINMNANEVIANRAIELMGGEKGNYFILSPNTHVNMAQSTNDAFPTAIHIAVLRMLEQLLAVMEELHDSFKAKAEAFDGIIKMGRTHLQDGVPIRLGQEFEAYRRVFARDMKRISQTRQHLYEINMGATAVGTGLNADPRYIKRVAELLAEQTGYPLVNAENLIDATQNTDAYTEVSSALKVCMINMSKVANDLRLMASGPRAGLNEINLPPRQPGSSIMPGKVNPVMCEVVNQVAFQVIGNDHTISLASEAGQLELNVMEPVLVFNLLQSLGMMAQVFKVFKTHCLDGIEPNVHICKEYVERSVGIITALNPHLGYEVVARIAREAILTGKSVRELCLLYDVLREEELNLILDPYEMTNPGIAGISLLQDAGAPELRGDDSRGGRREEPGDEGGEADRS, encoded by the coding sequence ATGACGAATCGAGTTCGAGTGGAGAAAGATTTTCTCGGCAGCAAGGATGTTCCGGCAGATGCCTACTACGGTGTTCAGACGCTGCGCGCCGTGGAGAACTTCCCGATTACGGGCTACCGGATTCATCAGGAGCTGATTGTGGCGATGGCTCACGTCAAGAAGGCAGCCGCTCTCGCCAACATGGAAACGGGGCAGCTCAAGCCCCATCTGGGCCGCGTTATCGTACAGGCTGCCGATGAGATCATCGCAGGCCGTTGGCACGACCAGTTCATCGTCGATCCGATTCAAGGCGGAGCCGGCACGTCGATCAATATGAATGCGAACGAAGTGATTGCCAATCGGGCCATTGAGCTCATGGGCGGTGAGAAGGGCAACTACTTCATACTCAGCCCGAACACGCATGTCAACATGGCGCAGTCGACGAATGACGCCTTCCCGACAGCAATTCATATCGCGGTGCTGCGCATGCTCGAGCAGCTGCTCGCCGTCATGGAGGAGCTGCACGATAGCTTCAAGGCGAAGGCCGAGGCGTTCGACGGCATTATTAAGATGGGGCGGACGCATCTGCAGGATGGCGTGCCGATCCGGCTCGGGCAGGAGTTCGAGGCGTACCGCCGCGTGTTCGCCCGCGATATGAAGCGGATCAGCCAGACGCGCCAGCATCTGTACGAGATCAACATGGGGGCGACGGCCGTCGGCACGGGGTTGAATGCGGACCCGAGATATATTAAGCGGGTGGCCGAGCTGCTCGCCGAGCAGACGGGCTATCCGCTGGTGAATGCGGAGAACCTCATCGACGCTACGCAAAATACGGACGCTTATACCGAGGTGTCGTCTGCGTTAAAGGTATGTATGATCAACATGTCCAAGGTGGCGAACGATCTGCGGCTGATGGCATCCGGCCCGCGTGCCGGCTTGAACGAGATCAATCTGCCGCCGCGGCAGCCCGGCTCCTCGATCATGCCGGGTAAGGTGAACCCGGTCATGTGCGAGGTCGTCAATCAGGTCGCCTTCCAGGTGATCGGCAACGACCATACGATCTCCTTGGCATCCGAGGCGGGGCAGCTGGAGCTGAACGTGATGGAGCCGGTGCTCGTATTCAACCTGCTCCAGTCGCTCGGAATGATGGCACAGGTGTTCAAGGTGTTCAAGACGCACTGTCTCGACGGCATTGAGCCTAATGTGCACATCTGCAAGGAGTACGTCGAGCGCAGCGTCGGCATCATTACCGCCTTGAATCCGCATCTGGGCTATGAGGTCGTCGCCCGCATCGCACGGGAAGCGATCTTGACCGGCAAGTCGGTCCGCGAGCTGTGTCTGCTGTACGATGTGCTTCGTGAGGAAGAGCTGAATCTCATCCTCGATCCGTATGAGATGACGAACCCTGGCATCGCAGGCATATCGCTGCTTCAGGATGCAGGTGCACCCGAGCTTCGCGGCGATGACTCCCGAGGTGGACGGCGTGAGGAGCCGGGAGACGAGGGTGGGGAAGCTGACCGCTCATAA
- a CDS encoding acetylxylan esterase yields the protein MPCIDMPLEQLKTYTGRSPKPADFDTYWSQALEELRAVDPQLELVPADFQVPFAECYHMYFTGVRGARLHAKYVRPKQAVGPHPALLQFHGYTMHAGDWQDKLVYAALGMSVSSLDVRGQGGRSEDTGGVKGNTHHGHIIRGVDSDDPHDLLFRHIFLDTAQLASIVMSFSEVDAARVGATGWSQGGALTMACAALEPRIKLAAPVYPFLSDYRRVWEMDLCKDAYEELRTYFRRFDPQHVREDAFFTRLGYIDIQHLSPRIEAELLIGVGLMDTVCPPSTQFAAINKLRAPYKLELYPDFAHEGLPGLHDKIIQFMSKL from the coding sequence ATGCCTTGTATCGATATGCCGCTTGAGCAATTGAAAACGTATACCGGACGCAGTCCGAAGCCCGCCGATTTCGACACGTATTGGTCGCAGGCGCTGGAGGAGCTGCGGGCGGTAGATCCCCAGCTTGAGCTTGTACCGGCTGACTTTCAGGTGCCATTTGCCGAATGCTATCACATGTACTTCACAGGAGTGCGGGGAGCCAGACTTCATGCGAAGTATGTGCGACCGAAGCAGGCTGTCGGTCCGCATCCAGCGTTGCTGCAATTCCATGGCTATACGATGCATGCCGGAGATTGGCAGGACAAGCTCGTCTATGCGGCGCTCGGCATGTCCGTCTCGTCGCTCGACGTTCGCGGACAAGGCGGCCGCAGCGAGGACACGGGCGGAGTGAAGGGCAATACGCACCATGGTCATATTATTCGCGGTGTCGACAGCGACGATCCGCACGACCTGCTGTTCCGCCACATCTTCCTCGATACGGCTCAGCTTGCCTCGATCGTGATGAGCTTCTCTGAGGTCGATGCTGCGCGTGTCGGCGCGACGGGCTGGTCGCAGGGCGGTGCGTTGACGATGGCGTGTGCGGCGCTGGAGCCACGCATTAAGCTGGCCGCTCCGGTGTATCCGTTCTTGAGCGATTACAGACGCGTCTGGGAGATGGATCTATGCAAGGATGCGTATGAGGAGCTTCGCACCTATTTCCGCCGCTTCGACCCGCAGCATGTGCGGGAGGATGCGTTCTTCACAAGACTCGGCTATATCGATATTCAGCATCTGTCCCCGCGAATCGAAGCTGAGCTGCTGATCGGTGTCGGGCTGATGGATACGGTATGTCCGCCATCGACCCAGTTCGCTGCGATTAATAAGCTTCGTGCTCCGTACAAGCTAGAGCTCTATCCCGACTTTGCCCACGAGGGCTTGCCGGGTCTCCATGACAAGATCATACAGTTCATGAGCAAGCTGTAA
- a CDS encoding ATP-binding protein, whose product MSGAQSYPATKILVVDDRKENLYAMEKILSSLGCDIHMAHSGNEALSYTLRHDFALILLDVNMPEMDGFELAEILRSHEDTKQIPIIFVTAINKEDKSVFKGYETGAVDYLFKPVDVDILLSKVKVFLELNKKKQELVAIQSELERSNQSLTEFAQVVSHDLKNPLHAISGLTELMLTKNAGQLDERGQESLRLIASSAERMNRLITDLLAFAQVNADSSACQMVDLSQVICDVISDLRARLEAERGEVTVVGQLPSIEADPTQMYQLFQNLLANGIKYHAQDRPPRIVVRQIEVPSPDICCFTIEDNGIGMAESELESIFTPFTRLSNARGYEGTGLGLATVHNIIKRHQGFIQVTSSLGEGTVFKLALPIRQSM is encoded by the coding sequence ATGAGCGGCGCTCAGAGCTATCCGGCTACGAAAATATTAGTAGTTGACGATCGCAAAGAAAATTTGTACGCAATGGAAAAAATATTGAGCTCGCTCGGCTGCGACATTCATATGGCGCATTCCGGTAACGAGGCGCTCTCCTATACGCTTCGGCATGATTTCGCGTTGATCTTGCTCGATGTGAACATGCCGGAGATGGATGGCTTCGAGCTTGCCGAAATATTGCGCAGTCATGAGGATACGAAGCAAATACCGATTATATTCGTTACGGCGATTAATAAAGAGGACAAGAGCGTGTTCAAGGGGTACGAGACGGGAGCGGTCGATTACTTGTTCAAGCCCGTCGACGTCGACATTCTGCTCAGCAAGGTCAAAGTATTCCTGGAGCTGAACAAGAAGAAGCAGGAGCTTGTCGCGATCCAGAGTGAGCTTGAGCGAAGCAACCAGAGCTTGACCGAGTTCGCACAGGTCGTCTCCCACGATCTGAAAAATCCGCTTCACGCCATCTCCGGCTTAACCGAGCTGATGCTAACGAAAAATGCAGGGCAGCTGGACGAGCGGGGCCAGGAATCGCTTCGGCTCATCGCGAGCTCCGCTGAGCGGATGAATCGGCTTATTACCGATCTGTTAGCGTTCGCTCAAGTGAACGCAGATTCGTCGGCTTGTCAGATGGTAGATCTAAGTCAGGTCATCTGTGATGTCATCTCCGACCTACGCGCTCGTCTTGAGGCCGAGCGAGGTGAGGTGACGGTCGTCGGACAGCTACCAAGCATCGAGGCGGACCCGACCCAGATGTATCAGCTGTTTCAAAACCTGCTTGCAAATGGTATTAAATATCATGCCCAGGATCGTCCGCCGCGTATTGTCGTGAGGCAGATCGAGGTGCCGAGTCCTGATATTTGCTGCTTCACGATCGAGGACAACGGAATCGGCATGGCAGAGAGCGAGCTCGAATCGATCTTCACCCCGTTCACGCGTCTGAGCAATGCAAGAGGCTATGAAGGCACCGGACTTGGTCTTGCGACCGTTCACAACATCATCAAGCGGCATCAAGGCTTCATTCAAGTTACGAGCTCGCTCGGCGAAGGCACTGTCTTCAAGCTTGCGCTGCCGATACGGCAATCGATGTAA
- a CDS encoding chemotaxis protein CheB has protein sequence MTDNYEAAFIGVSAGGLQALRTLLTAIAPSFPLPIVIVQHLKEGSDSYLADYLNGVAAIQVKEADDKEKLKAGVAYIAPAGYHLLVEDDRTLALSVDPPVQYSRPSVDVLFESAVYALGGRCIGVVLTGANADGSRGLLAIKRAGGLAIVQNPATAEYSTMPAAALRLVEADYVVELEAIGLLLNEIAASCS, from the coding sequence ATGACTGACAACTATGAGGCCGCCTTCATCGGCGTATCGGCTGGAGGGCTGCAGGCGCTTCGCACACTGCTGACAGCGATAGCACCCTCGTTCCCGCTTCCGATCGTTATCGTTCAACACTTGAAGGAAGGCAGTGACAGCTACTTGGCCGATTACTTGAACGGTGTCGCCGCCATTCAAGTGAAGGAGGCGGACGACAAGGAGAAGCTGAAGGCGGGAGTCGCCTACATCGCACCGGCCGGCTACCATCTGCTCGTCGAGGATGACCGTACGCTCGCCCTGTCTGTCGATCCACCTGTGCAGTATTCCCGTCCGTCTGTCGATGTGCTGTTCGAGAGCGCGGTGTATGCGCTCGGCGGACGATGCATAGGCGTCGTGCTGACGGGAGCGAACGCCGATGGAAGCCGCGGCTTGCTGGCGATCAAGCGTGCTGGAGGGCTGGCCATCGTCCAGAATCCGGCAACTGCTGAATATTCGACGATGCCGGCTGCAGCGCTGCGTCTCGTGGAAGCAGACTACGTTGTCGAGCTGGAGGCGATCGGCCTCCTGCTGAACGAAATAGCCGCCTCGTGCTCATGA
- a CDS encoding protein-glutamate O-methyltransferase CheR codes for MRSEHDKEKLEAELVLEALYRGHGFDFRQYARSSMLRRLHYIRSKAGLERLSDLIPRVLHDEAFVRDMLVNISVTVTEMFRDPAFFLELRTKVIPVLKTYPFVKIWHAGCATGEEVYSMAILLQEEGFYDRVQIYATDINHESLKTASEGIYPIEAMRKFTANYNSSGGKASFSDYYYAKYQMAKMNEDLKANIVFSPHNLVTDQTFGEMNLIICRNVLIYFDRQLQNQVFGLFDQSLVHRGFLCLGSKESLELAPQRADYEDISPRWRIFRKQLKL; via the coding sequence ATGAGGAGCGAGCACGATAAGGAGAAGCTGGAGGCCGAGCTCGTGCTGGAGGCGCTGTACAGAGGGCATGGCTTCGACTTTCGTCAATATGCACGATCGTCGATGCTGCGCCGGCTCCATTATATTCGCTCCAAGGCAGGTCTTGAGCGATTGTCCGATCTGATCCCTCGCGTGCTTCACGACGAAGCGTTCGTGCGAGACATGCTCGTCAACATCTCGGTAACGGTGACCGAGATGTTCCGGGACCCGGCGTTCTTCCTCGAGCTGCGAACGAAGGTGATCCCGGTGCTGAAGACGTATCCGTTCGTCAAAATATGGCACGCCGGCTGCGCGACAGGCGAGGAGGTATACTCCATGGCGATATTGCTGCAGGAGGAAGGCTTCTACGACCGGGTGCAGATCTATGCGACGGATATTAACCACGAGTCGCTGAAGACGGCCTCCGAGGGCATCTATCCGATCGAAGCGATGCGGAAGTTTACTGCCAATTACAACAGCAGCGGCGGGAAGGCATCCTTCTCGGATTATTATTACGCGAAATATCAGATGGCCAAGATGAACGAGGATTTGAAGGCGAACATCGTCTTCTCACCGCACAATCTGGTTACCGATCAGACGTTCGGCGAGATGAACTTGATCATCTGCCGCAACGTATTGATCTATTTCGATCGGCAGCTGCAGAACCAAGTGTTCGGCCTCTTCGACCAGAGCCTCGTCCATCGCGGCTTCCTCTGCCTCGGGAGCAAGGAGTCGCTAGAGCTTGCGCCGCAGCGGGCCGATTACGAGGACATCTCCCCGCGCTGGCGCATATTCCGCAAGCAGCTGAAGCTGTAG
- a CDS encoding response regulator yields MNWIRNLKLNYKLLLMIAVPMLGVFYFSFSAVSEKLGHMNEMGRLQQLAQLAVSTNAVIHELQIERGLIPSMYGERTAAQLSVMREQRQEAARSAELFRKQFEAMNNKQLDGQLVAVYEKSVGALERLDEYRRQIDSRSIGKPEVMQTYLETIDSFFEALEGVSQRGDDEQVSDMMSALMHYSRSKIAVSQERTYVYDLLLAGTHKTADFERLGALKNQQETYYTVFTSYAEPEMIALHRSEAGGLLAVEVDRLRGEVLGTMPGEQLTVDPQAWFAAATERIEAMKRTEDTLSARLSVLMQQIEQNARQSLLLVLGFNLFVLLSSLLLIYFISRMLLTPIRALQKSTGLVLQGETEVELQVSSRDEIGDLTMGFQQMVESFRDVIRQADRISKGDYEQSIVLRSDRDRLSAALNEMLRSLKETKAENARQYWLKTQLARLMGMTQGMEDLSKLGSMLIQEICSLVEAGQGVFYIREESASALRSSGRSVSFVLLASYAFRERKHMSGRIPLGEGLVGQCAVENKPILLTHVPDDYIQIGSGLGAGKPQQVLVLPIVFEERTIAVLELASFRTFTDVEHDLLEQLSGTLGAVIQSIISRQRTEELLRESQLLAEELQTQQEELRTANEELEEQTQMLRQSEEKMRIQSEELQTINEELEEKTNYLELQKADIERQNHFIQQSKRELEVKAEELELASQYKSEFLANMSHELRTPLNSLLILAKSLAANTEGNLTEDQVESAGIIHSGGLDLLTLINDILDLSKVEAGKLDIHPDEVRLDAMLRSLHVQFQPLAREKGLELELKLEEGLPASIVTDEQRAVQILKNLLSNAFKFTHQGKITVSIGRPPAGTVLACSGLSARETAAFSVTDTGIGIPSHKQQAIFEAFQQADGSTSRKYGGTGLGLTISRELAKLLHGELQLHSREGEGSTFTLYLPLRSSQQQTAALDEPSVQGEKLSTSDAVAANDVVAHLMEPNSSTTSSSAAQAQAQAGAAEAAAAVDRSMAGVLAAPAAAIRSFIPDDREELHAFSGKEKTLLIIEDDPAFAKVLVKLSRSKGFKCVAAGDGFSGLQLVKRYTPTAVLLDLGLPDMDGLKVLDHLKRDSQTRHIPVHIISGKDAGPASLKRGAVGFMSKPISADDMDNVFDKIEHVLNERIKQVLVIEDDASNQKAIHELLKHKKIDIHSAFTGMEGLERMKEQVYDCVILDLKLPDMTGQELLERLVQATDSPPPMIINTGKELTQAEYKELNRFTDSIVIKGANSPERLLDEVSLFLHSVQKQLPEEQRAMLRMALDSDESLKGRKVLLVDDDMRNTFALSKVLRQHGLEVLMADNGKLAVEKLESESGIELVIMDIMMPVMDGYEAMRLIRSKPQYSRLPIIALTAKAMSGDREKCIEGGANDYMTKPVDTDKLLSLIRVWLFES; encoded by the coding sequence ATGAATTGGATTCGAAACCTAAAGCTGAACTACAAGCTGCTCCTCATGATTGCGGTGCCAATGCTGGGGGTATTCTACTTCTCCTTCTCCGCCGTATCCGAAAAGCTAGGCCACATGAACGAGATGGGCCGACTTCAGCAGCTGGCACAGCTTGCGGTCAGCACGAATGCCGTCATCCATGAGCTGCAAATTGAGCGCGGGCTCATCCCGAGCATGTACGGAGAGCGCACAGCGGCACAGCTGTCGGTGATGAGGGAGCAGCGTCAGGAAGCGGCTCGAAGCGCTGAGCTGTTTCGCAAGCAATTTGAGGCGATGAATAATAAGCAGCTAGACGGTCAGCTTGTCGCTGTGTATGAGAAGTCTGTGGGGGCGCTCGAGCGGCTGGATGAATACCGCCGACAGATTGACAGCCGCTCGATCGGGAAGCCGGAGGTTATGCAGACGTATCTCGAGACGATCGATTCGTTCTTCGAGGCTCTCGAGGGTGTCAGTCAGCGAGGAGACGATGAGCAGGTGTCCGACATGATGTCGGCACTCATGCACTATTCCAGAAGCAAAATCGCCGTCAGTCAGGAGCGGACGTATGTATACGACCTGCTGCTGGCAGGGACGCATAAGACGGCTGATTTCGAACGGCTCGGCGCGCTGAAAAATCAGCAGGAGACGTATTATACAGTGTTCACCTCGTATGCAGAGCCGGAAATGATCGCCTTGCATCGCAGCGAGGCGGGAGGCTTGCTAGCTGTCGAGGTGGATCGTCTGCGCGGTGAAGTGCTCGGAACTATGCCCGGAGAGCAGCTAACGGTCGATCCTCAAGCGTGGTTCGCTGCGGCGACGGAGCGCATCGAGGCGATGAAGCGGACGGAGGATACGCTCTCGGCGAGGCTGTCCGTGCTCATGCAACAGATTGAGCAGAACGCCAGACAGTCGCTGCTGCTTGTGCTCGGCTTCAACCTGTTCGTGCTGCTGTCGTCGTTGCTGTTGATCTACTTCATATCCCGAATGCTGCTTACTCCGATTCGGGCGCTGCAAAAGTCGACCGGGCTCGTGCTGCAAGGCGAGACAGAGGTCGAGCTGCAAGTCAGCTCCCGCGATGAAATCGGGGATCTGACGATGGGATTCCAGCAGATGGTGGAAAGCTTCCGCGATGTCATTCGTCAGGCTGACCGAATCTCTAAGGGAGATTATGAGCAATCGATCGTGCTGCGCTCCGATCGCGACCGGTTAAGTGCAGCGCTTAATGAGATGCTGCGCTCGCTCAAGGAGACGAAGGCTGAGAACGCCCGCCAATATTGGCTGAAGACGCAGCTGGCGAGACTGATGGGCATGACGCAAGGGATGGAGGACCTCAGCAAGCTCGGCAGTATGCTGATTCAAGAAATTTGCAGTCTGGTCGAGGCGGGTCAAGGCGTCTTCTACATTCGCGAGGAGAGCGCCTCGGCGCTTCGCTCGTCGGGTCGAAGCGTGAGCTTCGTGCTGCTGGCGAGCTACGCGTTCCGCGAGCGGAAGCATATGTCAGGTCGCATTCCGCTCGGAGAAGGCTTGGTCGGACAGTGCGCGGTCGAGAACAAGCCGATCCTGCTGACACACGTGCCAGATGACTATATTCAGATCGGCTCGGGACTCGGCGCAGGCAAGCCGCAGCAGGTGCTCGTGCTGCCGATCGTGTTCGAGGAACGGACCATTGCTGTGCTGGAGCTCGCTTCGTTCCGCACCTTCACCGACGTGGAGCACGATCTACTGGAGCAGCTGTCCGGCACGCTCGGGGCGGTCATCCAGAGCATCATCAGTAGGCAGCGCACCGAGGAGCTGCTCCGTGAGTCGCAGCTGCTCGCCGAGGAGCTGCAGACGCAGCAGGAGGAGCTGCGTACGGCGAATGAGGAGCTGGAGGAGCAGACTCAGATGCTGAGGCAGTCCGAGGAGAAGATGCGCATCCAGAGCGAGGAGCTGCAGACGATCAACGAGGAGCTGGAGGAGAAGACGAATTACCTCGAGCTGCAGAAGGCCGATATTGAGCGGCAAAATCATTTCATTCAGCAGTCCAAGCGGGAGCTCGAGGTGAAGGCGGAGGAGCTGGAGCTTGCAAGCCAGTACAAGTCCGAGTTTCTCGCGAACATGTCGCATGAGCTCCGTACACCGCTGAACAGTCTGCTTATACTCGCGAAGTCGCTCGCTGCGAATACAGAAGGGAATTTGACTGAGGATCAGGTGGAGTCGGCGGGCATTATTCATAGCGGAGGACTTGATCTGCTGACGTTGATCAACGATATTCTTGATCTGTCGAAGGTGGAGGCGGGCAAGCTGGACATTCATCCGGATGAGGTTCGTCTGGACGCGATGCTGCGCAGCCTGCACGTCCAGTTCCAGCCGCTAGCCAGAGAGAAGGGGCTGGAGCTGGAGCTGAAGCTGGAGGAGGGGCTGCCTGCCTCAATCGTCACCGACGAGCAGCGGGCGGTGCAGATCTTGAAGAATCTGCTGTCGAATGCGTTCAAGTTTACCCACCAAGGTAAAATTACGGTCTCCATCGGCCGGCCACCTGCAGGGACGGTGCTTGCGTGCAGCGGGCTGTCGGCTCGCGAGACTGCTGCGTTCTCAGTAACGGATACCGGTATCGGCATTCCTTCACACAAGCAGCAGGCGATATTCGAGGCGTTCCAACAGGCGGATGGATCGACGAGCCGCAAGTACGGCGGCACCGGCCTTGGGCTGACGATCTCGCGGGAGCTGGCGAAGCTGCTCCATGGCGAGCTGCAGCTGCATAGCCGAGAGGGAGAAGGCAGCACGTTCACGCTGTACTTGCCGCTGCGGTCATCGCAGCAGCAGACGGCTGCGCTTGACGAGCCGAGTGTGCAAGGCGAGAAGCTTAGCACATCGGACGCAGTCGCTGCGAACGATGTAGTCGCGCATCTCATGGAGCCGAACAGTAGCACGACCTCCTCGTCGGCGGCACAAGCACAGGCACAGGCAGGTGCGGCTGAGGCGGCCGCTGCTGTAGATCGCAGCATGGCGGGAGTGCTAGCCGCCCCTGCGGCAGCGATCCGCTCGTTCATCCCGGATGACCGCGAGGAGCTTCACGCTTTCTCCGGCAAAGAGAAGACGCTGCTCATCATCGAGGACGATCCAGCGTTCGCGAAGGTGCTGGTCAAGCTGTCGCGCAGCAAGGGCTTCAAGTGCGTGGCAGCTGGCGACGGCTTCAGTGGGCTTCAGCTTGTGAAGCGCTACACTCCGACTGCAGTGCTCCTCGACCTCGGCTTGCCGGACATGGATGGACTGAAGGTGCTCGATCATCTGAAGCGAGACAGCCAGACGCGCCATATTCCGGTCCATATTATTTCGGGTAAAGACGCAGGGCCTGCATCATTGAAGCGGGGAGCGGTCGGCTTCATGTCGAAGCCGATATCGGCGGATGATATGGACAACGTGTTTGACAAAATTGAGCATGTGCTCAACGAGCGCATCAAGCAGGTGCTCGTCATCGAGGACGATGCGAGCAACCAGAAGGCGATTCACGAGCTTCTGAAGCATAAGAAGATTGATATTCATAGCGCCTTCACCGGAATGGAAGGGCTGGAGCGGATGAAGGAGCAGGTGTATGACTGCGTCATCCTGGATCTGAAGCTGCCGGATATGACCGGGCAGGAGCTGCTCGAGCGACTCGTCCAGGCTACGGATTCGCCGCCGCCGATGATCATTAATACAGGCAAGGAGCTGACGCAGGCGGAGTACAAGGAGCTGAACCGATTCACCGACAGCATCGTGATCAAGGGGGCGAACTCGCCGGAGCGGCTGCTTGATGAGGTATCGCTATTTCTGCACAGCGTACAGAAGCAGCTGCCGGAGGAGCAGCGGGCGATGCTACGGATGGCACTTGATTCCGACGAGTCGCTGAAGGGGCGCAAGGTGCTGCTGGTCGATGACGATATGCGCAACACGTTCGCGCTGTCCAAGGTGCTGCGTCAGCATGGCCTTGAGGTGCTGATGGCAGACAATGGCAAGCTGGCCGTCGAGAAGCTGGAGAGCGAGAGCGGCATCGAGCTCGTCATTATGGACATTATGATGCCGGTGATGGACGGCTATGAGGCGATGCGCCTCATTCGGAGCAAGCCGCAATATAGCCGACTGCCGATCATCGCACTGACGGCTAAGGCAATGAGCGGCGATCGCGAGAAATGCATCGAAGGAGGGGCCAACGACTATATGACGAAGCCCGTCGACACCGACAAGCTGCTATCCTTGATCCGCGTATGGCTGTTTGAATCATGA
- a CDS encoding cohesin domain-containing protein, producing the protein MSRLSVLFTSLFFCLVLAFPFYANAHFGGLMQGKVMTSESSTPGNLRTWDTSSNFVLQGSNANSKTDSVWYEFNGVATINSYQLNRSPSQIEIVFYDSMDQILWSSTTPSHSGGDTGKVSIPAVSNVKKIMLNNIYGAGITLYNFDVFGEEVAVTKPTPPADLKATLMGEQVSLSWGAVNNATSYHVRRSVAEGGPYTTIATNVTSNAYVDNITSGSTYYYVITAVNAGGQSANSNEIAVSFTRNPTLDIVIAEDEVKVGQEISANVMLRNVVNIYAEDFTVNYDNSKFEFIGFEEVLGYKVYNTPVDQNGQLRFIVASQGQEYGITGETTLLKLKLKAKAEGMAKVDAQKCRIADTQKEFDLPADDCGEDSLLIEGFFDVNRSGEYTLLDLAIDAYYYGQLASSTPTSYNTNQSGDERILEEDLQFIVTQLLENNNYPLNM; encoded by the coding sequence TATGCAAATGCGCATTTTGGTGGGCTCATGCAAGGTAAGGTAATGACAAGTGAATCTAGTACCCCGGGAAACTTACGTACTTGGGACACATCTTCTAATTTTGTACTACAAGGAAGTAATGCTAACTCGAAAACCGATTCGGTCTGGTACGAATTCAATGGAGTAGCGACGATTAATAGTTATCAACTCAATCGTTCCCCTTCTCAGATCGAAATAGTATTCTATGATTCAATGGATCAGATTTTATGGTCATCAACAACTCCATCTCACAGTGGGGGAGATACAGGTAAAGTATCAATCCCTGCAGTGAGTAACGTTAAGAAAATAATGCTAAATAACATTTATGGTGCTGGAATTACCCTATATAATTTCGATGTATTTGGAGAAGAGGTAGCCGTTACAAAGCCTACTCCACCTGCTGATTTGAAAGCAACCCTTATGGGTGAGCAGGTTTCATTATCTTGGGGAGCAGTAAATAATGCTACAAGTTATCATGTTAGACGCTCAGTTGCTGAAGGCGGTCCATATACAACGATAGCAACCAATGTGACTTCAAATGCTTATGTGGACAACATTACTTCAGGGAGTACCTATTACTATGTTATTACTGCTGTAAATGCTGGTGGACAAAGTGCAAATTCCAATGAGATTGCTGTGTCTTTTACCAGGAATCCAACACTTGATATTGTTATTGCTGAGGATGAAGTGAAGGTCGGTCAAGAAATAAGTGCAAATGTAATGTTAAGAAACGTTGTAAATATTTATGCAGAGGATTTTACAGTTAACTATGATAATAGCAAGTTTGAATTTATAGGCTTCGAAGAGGTGCTTGGATACAAGGTCTATAACACGCCTGTTGATCAAAACGGACAGCTTCGCTTTATCGTTGCTAGCCAAGGACAAGAATATGGTATTACAGGAGAAACGACATTATTAAAGCTGAAGCTCAAAGCGAAAGCAGAAGGCATGGCGAAGGTTGATGCGCAGAAGTGTCGTATCGCAGATACCCAAAAAGAATTTGATTTGCCTGCGGATGATTGCGGAGAAGATTCGTTATTAATTGAAGGATTTTTCGACGTAAATAGATCAGGTGAGTACACACTATTAGATTTGGCAATTGACGCATACTACTATGGCCAGTTAGCATCTAGTACGCCAACAAGTTATAATACAAACCAATCTGGTGATGAGCGGATTTTGGAAGAAGACCTTCAATTTATAGTTACACAATTGTTGGAAAATAATAATTATCCATTAAATATGTAG